Proteins encoded together in one Musa acuminata AAA Group cultivar baxijiao chromosome BXJ3-6, Cavendish_Baxijiao_AAA, whole genome shotgun sequence window:
- the LOC135641583 gene encoding uncharacterized protein LOC135641583 isoform X2 translates to MLASSNQCRAMMGESEGERLRTVDCLRGRLLAERVASKAAKTEAESLAKRLEELERKLDEETKCRNRAEKRLKLALKKLEALKDARSQLTLQDSSSSSSSSQCFLSPQRLEQEKPGALSTVDSQQFGSMEVAKEMLRSSSSEHLLGDNVSGTGSSSICLHQPLISQDERSCSSVGTAQSQNEDGIEVIGAQQSPADDMSITSGSDAEPETAIRQAKREDRRLAIVPASVQLNLEACRPEVKEVQDVLDALRNIKVQLLYSMRILVSQGNSSGAAFCRQSNQV, encoded by the exons ATGCTAGCTTCTAGCAACCAATGCAG GGCTATGATGGGGGAATCAGAGGGTGAGAGACTGAGGACTGTAGACTGTTTAAGGGGAAGGCTTCTTGCAGAAAGAGTAGCTTCCAAGGCTGCCAAGACGGAAGCAGAGAGCCTGGCTAAAAGG TTGGAAGAGCTAGAAAGGAAGCTGGATGAAGAGACAAAATGCAGGAACAGAGCTGAGAAGAGGCTCAAACTCGCTTTAAAGAAGTTGGAAGCCCTGAAAGATGCGAGGAGCCAATTGACCCTTCAGGATAGCTCCTCTAGTTCTTCGTCTTCCCAGTGCTTCTTGAGCCCACAAAGACTAGAACAGGAAAAACCTGGTGCACTGTCGACGGTGGATTCCCAACAATTTGGTTCGATGGAAGTGGCGAAAGAGATGCTGAGATCCTCGAGCTCTGAACATCTTCTTGGAGATAATGTTTCTGGAACTGGTAGCTCTTCCATCTGTTTACATCAACCGTTGATTTCTCAAGATGAAAGGAGCTGCAGTTCCGTCGGAACTGCCCAATCTCAAAACGAAGACGGTATCGAAGTCATCGGTGCTCAGCAATCGCCTGCTGACGATATGAG CATAACTTCAGGTAGTGATGCCGAGCCAGAGACAGCAATCCGTCAGGCTAAGAGAGAGGACAGAAGGCTCGCTATCGTTCCAGCAAGCGTACAGCTGAACTTAGAGGCCTGCAGACCAGAGGTCAAAGAAGTGCAGGATGTTCTTGATGCCCTAAGAAATATCAAAGTGCAATTGCTATACTCTATGAGGATTCTAGTTAGCCAGGGAAACTCCAGTGGAGCAGCCTTTTGCCGCCAGAGCAATCAAGTTTAG
- the LOC135641583 gene encoding uncharacterized protein LOC135641583 isoform X1 — protein sequence MQSVLFSILLLLLLLILERAMMGESEGERLRTVDCLRGRLLAERVASKAAKTEAESLAKRLEELERKLDEETKCRNRAEKRLKLALKKLEALKDARSQLTLQDSSSSSSSSQCFLSPQRLEQEKPGALSTVDSQQFGSMEVAKEMLRSSSSEHLLGDNVSGTGSSSICLHQPLISQDERSCSSVGTAQSQNEDGIEVIGAQQSPADDMSITSGSDAEPETAIRQAKREDRRLAIVPASVQLNLEACRPEVKEVQDVLDALRNIKVQLLYSMRILVSQGNSSGAAFCRQSNQV from the exons ATGCAG AGCGTCCTCTTTTccattttgttgttgttgctgttgttaaTCCTGGAAAGGGCTATGATGGGGGAATCAGAGGGTGAGAGACTGAGGACTGTAGACTGTTTAAGGGGAAGGCTTCTTGCAGAAAGAGTAGCTTCCAAGGCTGCCAAGACGGAAGCAGAGAGCCTGGCTAAAAGG TTGGAAGAGCTAGAAAGGAAGCTGGATGAAGAGACAAAATGCAGGAACAGAGCTGAGAAGAGGCTCAAACTCGCTTTAAAGAAGTTGGAAGCCCTGAAAGATGCGAGGAGCCAATTGACCCTTCAGGATAGCTCCTCTAGTTCTTCGTCTTCCCAGTGCTTCTTGAGCCCACAAAGACTAGAACAGGAAAAACCTGGTGCACTGTCGACGGTGGATTCCCAACAATTTGGTTCGATGGAAGTGGCGAAAGAGATGCTGAGATCCTCGAGCTCTGAACATCTTCTTGGAGATAATGTTTCTGGAACTGGTAGCTCTTCCATCTGTTTACATCAACCGTTGATTTCTCAAGATGAAAGGAGCTGCAGTTCCGTCGGAACTGCCCAATCTCAAAACGAAGACGGTATCGAAGTCATCGGTGCTCAGCAATCGCCTGCTGACGATATGAG CATAACTTCAGGTAGTGATGCCGAGCCAGAGACAGCAATCCGTCAGGCTAAGAGAGAGGACAGAAGGCTCGCTATCGTTCCAGCAAGCGTACAGCTGAACTTAGAGGCCTGCAGACCAGAGGTCAAAGAAGTGCAGGATGTTCTTGATGCCCTAAGAAATATCAAAGTGCAATTGCTATACTCTATGAGGATTCTAGTTAGCCAGGGAAACTCCAGTGGAGCAGCCTTTTGCCGCCAGAGCAATCAAGTTTAG